The following coding sequences lie in one Paramisgurnus dabryanus chromosome 16, PD_genome_1.1, whole genome shotgun sequence genomic window:
- the kdm2ab gene encoding lysine-specific demethylase 2A — protein MEEEASRYSKRLRAGTRRRYQDDISDDEIEGKRSFDVEEKLKCDRYNSDLVRVMEGEDFTLEYIQREGLRDPIVFKKADGLGIKMPDPDFSVSDVKLFVGSRRMVDVMDVTTQKGIEMSMGQWRRYYETPPSEREKLYNVISLEFSHTKLENLVKRPASVDMIDWVDNMWPRHLKERQRDATNVITDMQYPKVQKYCLMSVEGCFTDFHIDFGGTSVWYHILRGGKVFWLIPPTPQNLELYENWVLSGKQGDIFLGDKVSACQRIELKQGYTFMIPSGWIHAVYTPMDTMVFGGNFLHSFNIPMQLNIYNIEDRTRVPSKFRYPFYYEMCWYVLERYLYCLTNTSHLTPEFQKHSLGIGLTQEDVIKQETSDHEENVKEESEEEEAPATRPGVKVHLTPLELEGLSQLLEKLEDLPVHKKCVPAGIRNAPALLSDMRKLLQEHANDNPKLSYTGEPIVKWPKRPSWYQPPSPPPTPQYRPRTPGSGSILPPVPRPVKPSSSISALRRRRVRCKRCQACQRKECGNCNYCRDMRKFGGPGRLKKSCVLRQCLAPALPLTAVCAICKEGCQESEDSESFQSLMECSECAQITHPECIEVPGDGIINKDLPSCWECPKCVQGKEIRSSSSSSDDESESSVSNGSVSSGPPAKQAYREGIGVGGLRMRRRGRPPLSPYSLPLTRSRRQPPPSQRLLLQHQQNRKRAGALELQLRKRIKLERKKILQSTRSSVSLSPKLLRQRSLERGGIVRPTPTRSATRGRGVSSCRGRGVRLRGGGRGGGLRERMEMDVDVEPDDSVDEEQEERKENGQCDGKENRPHRRGGKAGEEENGDGHQNGESEGNSEGGEPTRSDTSVVLTDDTRGHGSCVTVTLQPSRGRRDPSTIVPKLEANLSPRSLPLDPKTLLRPPLRNGAARSTSPHSPRTLTRSTSKHQHLAHSLRSNFKNSSHHLTRERIGKKTRSEKEKSSNSCSSYTLQVSREQNGGNEPGWEREVWVSVFRYLTRAELCVCMAVCKSWYKWGCDKRLWTRISLSRCRSISPQALTGIIKRQPVTLDLSWASISKKQLSWLINRLPGLKDLVLSGCNWTSISALSSPSCPLLRSLDLRWADGIKDPQFRELLNPPGSDNRSQLKNMQCLWLCGLELTEATLRLIIRHMPLLTRLELSHCPITDGALNLLSAVGSSTRNTLTHLNLAGCSRLTDRCLVYLRRLSCLSVLDLRDCKGVSRKACESFISELSVNALYCLSDDKLIQRIS, from the exons ATGGAAGAGGAGGCCTCCCGCTATAGCAAACGCCTG CGGGCAGGCACACGGCGACGGTACCAGGATGACATTTCAGATGACGAAATCGAGGGCAAGAGGTCTTTTGACGTGGAAGAGAAACTTAAATGTGATCGATACAACTCGGATCTGGTCAGAGTTATGGAAGGGGAAG ACTTTACCTTGGAGTACATCCAACGGGAGGGACTTCGAGACCCCATTGTCTTTAAGAAGGCAGATGGTCTTGGAATCAA GATGCCTGATCCAGACTTCAGTGTCAGTGATGTGAAGTTGTTTGTGG GCAGTCGCAGGATGGTTGACGTGATGGATGTGACTACTCAGAAAGGCATTGAGATGTCAATGGGCCAGTGGAGGAGATACTACGAGACGCCACCATCGGAGAGGGAAAAGCTGTATAATGTTATCAGCCTCGAGTTCAGTCATACAAAACTAGAGAATCTGGTCAAGAGACCTGCCTCG GTTGACATGATTGATTGGGTGGACAACATGTGGCCAAGACACCTTAAAGAACGACAGAGAGACGCTACTAATGTAATCACAGACATGCAGTATCCTAAAGTACAGAA GTATTGTCTGATGAGTGTCGAGGGATGCTTTACAGATTTCCACATAGACTTTGGTGGCACATCAGTCTGGTATCACATCCTCAGGGGAGGAAAG GTGTTTTGGTTGATCCCGCCCACACCTCAGAACCTGGAGCTCTATGAGAACTGGGTGTTGTCAGGGAAACAGGGTGACATCTTTCTGGGTGATAAAGTCTCGGCGTGCCAGCGGATTGAACTGAAGCAGGGTTACACATTTATGATCCCTTCAG GGTGGATCCATGCCGTGTACACCCCAATGGACACTATGGTGTTCGGTGGTAATTTTCTGCACAGCTTTAACATTCCCATGCAGCTCAACATTTACAACATTGAGGACCGCACGCGG GTCCCATCTAAGTTCCGTTACCCTTTCTACTATGAGATGTGCTGGTATGTGCTGGAGCGTTACTTGTACTGTCTGACCAACACTTCTCACCTCACGCCTGAGTTCCAGAAGCACTCGCTGGGCATCG GCTTGACGCAAGAGGATGTGATAAAACAAGAAACAAGTGATCATGAGGAAAATGTCAAAGAAGAGTctgaagaagaagaggcacctGCTACCCGTCCAGGAGTTAAGGTTCACCTGACACCCTTAGAGTTGGAGGGACTTAGCCAGTTACTGGAGAAGTTGGAGGACCTGCCAGTGCACAAGAAATGTGTACCAGCAGGCATCAGAAACGCCCCAGCACTGCTTAGTGACATGCGG AAATTGCTACAGGAACATGCCAATGATAACCCCAAATTGTCTTACACTGGAGAACCAATTGTCAAATGGCCCAAAAGG CCCTCATGGTATCAGCCACCCTCTCCTCCCCCAACTCCGCAGTACCGGCCACGCACTCCCGGTTCTGGTTCCATTCTGCCGCCAGTTCCTCGGCCCGTAAAGCCGTCTTCCTCCATCTCTGCTTTGAGGCGCCGGCGCGTGCGCTGCAAACGCTGCCAGGCCTGTCAGCGCAAAGAGTGTGGCAACTGCAACTACTGTAGGGACATGAGGAAGTTCGGAGGACCAGGCAGGCTCAAGAAGAGCTGTGTACTCCGGCAGTGTCTTGCA CCGGCGCTGCCTCTTACTGCAGTATGTGCCATATGCAAGGAAGGCTGTCAGGAGTCTGAAGACTCGGAGTCTTTCCAAAGCCTTATGGAATGTTCTGAATGCGCTCAGATCACTCATCCAGAATGTATAGAG GTGCCAGGGGATGGTATTATCAATAAGGACCTTCCAAGTTGTTGGGAATGTCCAAAATGTGTCCAGGGCAAAGAAATCAGG TCTTCCAGTAGTAGTAGTGATGATGAGTCGGAGAGCAGTGTGTCCAATGGAAGTGTCTCATCGGGGCCTCCAGCCAAGCAAGCATACAGAGAGGGGATTGGAGTGGGGGGCTTGCGTATGAGGCGTAGAGGAAGACCGCCCCTCTCTCCCTACTCTCTGCCTCTGACCCGCTCCCGGCGCCAACCGCCCCCTTCTCAAAGACTTCTGCTGCAACACCAGCAGAACAGGAAAAGAGCCGGAGCTTTGGAGTTACAACTCAGGAAAAGG ATAAAAttggaaagaaagaaaatcctccagtcg ACCCGTtcgtctgtctctctttctccaaAGCTCCTGCGTCAGCGGAGTCTGGAGAGAGGGGGCATCGTCAGGCCGACACCCACCAGAAGCGCTACCCGCGGCAGAGGCGTGTCCTCTTGTCGTGGAAGAGGAGTGCGACTCAGAGGTGGTGGCCGAGGTGGAGGTCTGCGAGAAAGGATGGAGATGGATGTAGACGTAGAACCGGATGATTCTGTGGATGAAGAACAAGAGGAAAGGAAGGAGAATGGACAGTGTGATGGTAAAGAGAACCGTCCCCATAGACGTGGTGGAAAAGCAGGTGAAGAGGAGAACGGTGATGGACATCAAAACGGAGAGAGTGAGGGCAACAGTGAGGGCGGAGAGCCAACTCGGTCAGACACTTCTGTGGTACTAACCGATGACACCAGAGGCCATGGGTCATGCGTCACGGTCACTTTGCAACCATCCAGAGGTAGACGTGACCCCAGCACCATTGTACCTAAACTGGAAGCCAACCTATCCCCGAGAAGCCTTCCGCTAGACCCCAAAACCTTGCTGCGTCCCCCATTGCGGAATGGCGCAGCTCGCTCGACCAGTCCTCATTCACCACGCACTTTGACAAGGAGCACGTCCAAACACCAACATTTGGCTCATAGTCTAAgatcaaactttaaaaattCCTCTCACCACCTTACTCGTGAGAGAATTGGGAAAAAGACACGATCGGAAAAGGAAAAGTCTTCCAACTCCTGTTCAAGTTACACGTTACAGGTCTCGCGAGAGCAGAATGGAGGGAATGAGCCTGGCTGGGAGAGAGAGGTGTGGGTGTCTGTGTTTCGCTACTTGACTCGGGCAGAGTTGTGCGTGTGCATGGCCGTTTGCAAGAGCTGGTACAAATG GGGATGTGACAAGCGTTTATGGACGCGGATCAGTTTGAGCCGATGTCGGTCAATAAGTCCGCAGGCCCTCACAGGCATCATCAAACGGCAGCCTGTCACGCTGGACCTCTCCTGGGCCAGCATCTCTAAAAAACAACTCTCCTGGCTCATCAACCGACTGCCAG GGCTTAAGGATCTGGTGCTGTCAGGATGTAACTGGACATCGATCTCAGCACTGAGCTCTCCAAGCTGTCCTTTACTTCGCTCTTTAGACCTACGTTGGGCTGATGGGATCAAAGACCCACAATTCAGGGAGCTGCTGAACCCACCAG GCAGCGATAACCGTTCCCAGCTAAAGAACATGCAGTGCTTGTGGTTGTGTGGTTTAGAGCTGACTGAAGCCACGCTCAGGCTGATCATCAGACATATGCCTCTGCTTACCCGTCTGGAGCTTTCACATTGTCCCATCACAGATGGTGCTCTCAATCTCCTCAGTGCTGTGGGGTCCTCCACACGCAATACACTTACACACCTCAACTTGGCAG GTTGCAGTCGCCTGACAGACCGATGTTTGGTGTACCTGCGGCGTTTGTCCTGTCTTTCCGTGTTGGACCTCCGTGACTGCAAAGGGGTCTCGCGGAAGGCGTGCGAAAGCTTTATCTCTGAGCTGTCTGTCAACGCCCTCTACTGCCTATCAGATGATAAGCTCATCCAGAGGATA